The genomic DNA AGAAAAAACAAGCGGTTTAAAATTTAATCAAGATTTTTATTGTGGCTACTCTCCAGAGCGTATTAATCCTGGAGATAAACAACATACAGTAGCTAATATTTTAAAAGTGACTTCAGGATCAACTCCAGAAATAGGTGAAGTAGTAAATAACTTATATGCTTCAATAATTACAGCAGGTACACACTTAGCACCAACTATAAAAGTTGCAGAAGCAGCTAAAGTTATAGAAAATGCACAACGTGATATTAATATTGCTTTTGTTAACGAACTAGCAAAGATTTTCAATAAATTAGATATAGACACACATTCGGTATTAGAAGCAGCAGCTACTAAATGGAATTTTTTACCATTTAAACCAGGTTTAGTTGGAGGCCATTGTATTGGTGTAGACCCATACTATTTAGCTCAAAAAGCTCAAGAAGTTGGGTATCATCCAGAAATTATTTTAGCAGGAAGACGTTTAAATGATTCTATGGGTGATTTTGTAGCTACAGAAGTTTTAAAACTTATGGTAACAAAAAATATTGCGGTAAAAAATGCGAAGGTATTAATGTTAGGTATTACGTTTAAAGAAAACTGTCCTGATATTAGAAATACTAAAGCTATAGATGTTTATACAGCACTTACCAATTTTAATATGAATGTAGATGTTTATGATCCGTGGGCAGATCAAGAAGAGGTTAAAGAAGAATATAACATTTCTACAATTCAAACATTAGGAAAAAACTATGATGCAATTGTACACGTAGTATCTCATAAAGAATTTTTAGATTTAGATTTAAATAATTTAAAATCTAATAAAGGAATTGTTTATGATGTTAAAGGAAGTTTGAATATTAATGAGGTTACAAAAAGACTATAAAAAATTATGTTTAAAAAAGTATTTATCTTAT from Lacinutrix sp. 5H-3-7-4 includes the following:
- a CDS encoding nucleotide sugar dehydrogenase, which codes for MKKNIAIIGLGYVGLPLAVEFAKKYNVVGFDINPNRVEELNNGHDSTLEVSDENLNAVLNLKENQIGLKLSCDVKDIANCNVYIVTVPTPVDINNRPVLTPLIKASETIGGILTKDDIVIYESTVYPGVTEDECVPVLEKTSGLKFNQDFYCGYSPERINPGDKQHTVANILKVTSGSTPEIGEVVNNLYASIITAGTHLAPTIKVAEAAKVIENAQRDINIAFVNELAKIFNKLDIDTHSVLEAAATKWNFLPFKPGLVGGHCIGVDPYYLAQKAQEVGYHPEIILAGRRLNDSMGDFVATEVLKLMVTKNIAVKNAKVLMLGITFKENCPDIRNTKAIDVYTALTNFNMNVDVYDPWADQEEVKEEYNISTIQTLGKNYDAIVHVVSHKEFLDLDLNNLKSNKGIVYDVKGSLNINEVTKRL